A section of the Dermacoccus nishinomiyaensis genome encodes:
- a CDS encoding response regulator transcription factor, producing the protein MRVLLVEDEKHLADAVASGLGREGFVVDVAGDGITGQWLGAQNPYDVIVLDIMLPGRNGYDVLAGLRRDGVWAPVLMLTAKDGDLDQVDAFDLGADDYLTKPFSFPVLVARLRALARRGAPERPTVLDVGGLTIDPARHVVMRGDVEISLTAKEFALLLYLARRGGEPASKPEILDNVWGADFEGNDNVVEVYVGYLRRKIDAPFGTASLETVRGHGYRLVEAAE; encoded by the coding sequence ATGAGGGTTCTGCTCGTCGAGGACGAGAAGCACCTCGCCGACGCTGTCGCGAGCGGTCTGGGGCGTGAGGGATTCGTCGTCGACGTCGCCGGTGACGGCATCACCGGCCAGTGGCTCGGCGCGCAGAACCCGTACGACGTCATCGTCCTCGACATCATGCTGCCCGGCCGCAACGGTTACGACGTGCTCGCCGGGCTGCGCCGCGACGGGGTGTGGGCGCCCGTGCTCATGCTGACGGCGAAGGACGGCGACCTCGATCAGGTCGACGCGTTCGACCTCGGCGCCGACGATTACCTGACGAAGCCGTTCAGCTTTCCCGTGCTCGTGGCGCGGCTTCGGGCGCTCGCGCGACGCGGTGCGCCGGAGCGGCCGACGGTGCTCGACGTCGGCGGGCTGACGATCGACCCGGCGCGCCACGTCGTCATGCGTGGTGACGTCGAGATCTCTTTGACGGCAAAGGAATTCGCGCTGCTGCTCTACCTCGCGCGACGTGGCGGAGAGCCCGCGTCGAAACCTGAGATCCTCGACAACGTGTGGGGCGCCGACTTCGAGGGCAACGACAACGTCGTCGAGGTGTACGTCGGGTATCTGCGTCGCAAGATCGACGCGCCGTTCGGCACCGCCAGCCTCGAGACGGTGCGGGGTCACGGCTACAGGTTGGTTGAGGCGGCGGAGTGA
- a CDS encoding UDP-N-acetylmuramoyl-L-alanyl-D-glutamate--2,6-diaminopimelate ligase: protein MYVSRAELEKILGASVPESVDGIDAVTHDSRAAKPGGAFVAIPGFTVDGVTFVPQALANGASLVVAERDVEGAPTVVVPDARVALAALATATAGHPSHDVTVYGITGTNGKTTSSYVLHGILSAAYGEEKTGLLTTAEIVVGREREPAVRTTGEAPQVQGNLARMRDAGVEHVVLETSSHGIHLHRVAGTRYAAALFTNLTRDHLDLHGTMEDYFLTKRRLFEWTDGPKLTNVDDAYGARIVAEVPGTLGFGVSENADYRITKVHPSDGGTAFTLTTPERFLDGRDAPGVIELQMPLLGDYNVHNVAGASAIALEMGMPLDTLVGAVAHMAQVPGRFERVPAATAKGFEVVVDYAHTEVGLELVLDVARAVVGRDHADGGVRSEGGRVICVYGAAGRRDPAKRPKMGEAASRLADVNIITNDDTYDEDPQAIADEVMAGADPSNTTIVLDRRDAIRQALTQARPGDIVVVAGKGHEHVQHLPGGDVDFHDTTVVTELLAEL, encoded by the coding sequence GTGTATGTGAGCCGCGCAGAACTCGAGAAGATCCTGGGCGCGAGCGTGCCCGAGAGCGTCGACGGCATCGACGCCGTCACCCATGATTCTCGGGCCGCGAAGCCGGGTGGCGCGTTCGTCGCGATCCCCGGATTCACCGTCGACGGTGTGACGTTCGTGCCGCAGGCTCTCGCGAACGGGGCGAGCCTTGTCGTCGCCGAGCGTGACGTCGAGGGTGCTCCGACCGTCGTCGTGCCAGACGCGCGCGTCGCGCTCGCCGCCCTCGCCACCGCGACGGCCGGGCATCCGAGCCACGACGTCACCGTCTACGGCATCACCGGCACGAACGGCAAGACGACGAGTAGCTACGTCCTGCACGGCATCCTCAGCGCCGCGTACGGCGAGGAGAAGACGGGCCTGCTGACGACCGCCGAGATCGTCGTCGGCCGTGAACGCGAGCCGGCCGTCCGCACGACCGGTGAGGCTCCGCAGGTGCAGGGCAACCTCGCGCGGATGCGTGACGCGGGCGTCGAGCACGTCGTGCTCGAGACGAGCTCGCACGGCATCCACCTCCACCGCGTCGCCGGAACCCGTTACGCCGCAGCGTTGTTCACGAACCTCACCCGCGACCACCTCGACCTGCACGGCACGATGGAGGACTACTTCCTGACGAAGCGGCGCCTCTTCGAGTGGACCGACGGGCCGAAGCTGACGAACGTCGATGACGCCTACGGAGCGCGCATCGTCGCCGAGGTGCCCGGCACGCTCGGGTTCGGCGTGAGCGAGAACGCCGACTACCGCATCACGAAGGTTCACCCCAGCGATGGCGGCACGGCGTTCACGCTGACGACGCCCGAGCGCTTCCTCGACGGACGCGACGCCCCCGGCGTCATCGAGCTGCAGATGCCGCTGCTCGGCGACTACAACGTGCACAACGTCGCGGGCGCGTCCGCGATCGCGCTCGAGATGGGCATGCCGCTCGACACCCTCGTCGGCGCCGTCGCCCACATGGCACAGGTGCCGGGCCGCTTCGAGCGCGTGCCAGCGGCCACCGCGAAGGGCTTCGAGGTCGTCGTCGACTACGCCCACACCGAGGTCGGCCTCGAACTCGTCCTCGACGTCGCGCGCGCGGTCGTGGGCCGCGACCACGCCGACGGCGGCGTCCGCAGCGAAGGCGGACGTGTCATCTGCGTCTACGGCGCAGCGGGGCGGCGCGACCCGGCGAAGCGCCCGAAGATGGGCGAGGCGGCGAGTCGTCTCGCGGACGTCAACATCATCACGAACGACGACACGTACGACGAGGATCCGCAGGCCATCGCCGACGAGGTGATGGCGGGCGCCGATCCGTCGAACACGACGATCGTCCTCGACCGCCGCGACGCCATCCGTCAGGCGCTGACACAGGCGCGCCCGGGCGACATCGTCGTCGTCGCGGGCAAGGGCCACGAGCACGTGCAGCACCTGCCCGGAGGCGACGTCGACTTCCACGACACCACCGTCGTCACCGAGCTGCTCGCCGAGCTCTGA
- a CDS encoding ABC transporter permease: protein MTTGFGWHVVVAIACLLVMIQVGYRASGVKLTRTSLVAVARACVQLTLAALLITSVVRYLWASVLAVAVMFIVAVLTTTKRSGATDVRARLAAALAMAAGLVPVLVILTVSGVVPMKGVSIIPTAGIVIGNVMSVHTLVSRRAFDGLREEKNMYEAGLSIGMLPRDAISEVIARRLPESLIPVLDQTRTAGMVTLPGAFIGVMLGGGSAVQAATAQVVVSTSILAAQAVTSAVEQRMICARRLLTPQLRETLID from the coding sequence ATGACAACAGGGTTCGGCTGGCACGTCGTCGTCGCCATTGCATGTCTGCTGGTGATGATCCAGGTCGGCTACCGGGCTTCGGGCGTCAAGCTGACGCGGACGTCGCTCGTCGCCGTTGCGCGTGCCTGTGTGCAGCTGACGCTCGCCGCCCTGCTCATCACGAGCGTCGTGCGCTACCTGTGGGCGTCGGTGCTCGCGGTTGCCGTCATGTTCATCGTGGCTGTGCTGACGACGACGAAGCGGTCGGGCGCGACGGACGTGCGGGCTCGGCTCGCTGCGGCGCTCGCGATGGCGGCAGGGCTCGTGCCTGTCCTCGTCATCCTCACCGTCAGCGGTGTCGTGCCGATGAAGGGTGTGTCGATCATCCCGACGGCGGGCATCGTCATCGGCAACGTCATGAGCGTGCACACCCTCGTCTCGCGGCGCGCGTTCGACGGGCTGCGCGAGGAGAAGAACATGTATGAAGCGGGGCTGTCGATCGGCATGCTGCCCCGCGACGCGATCAGCGAAGTCATTGCGCGACGCCTCCCCGAGTCGCTCATCCCCGTGCTCGACCAGACACGCACAGCCGGCATGGTGACGCTGCCCGGCGCGTTCATCGGCGTCATGCTCGGCGGCGGATCGGCCGTGCAGGCGGCTACGGCGCAGGTCGTCGTCTCGACGTCGATCCTGGCTGCGCAGGCCGTCACGTCGGCCGTCGAACAGCGCATGATCTGCGCACGGCGGTTGCTGACGCCCCAGCTGCGCGAGACGCTCATCGACTGA
- a CDS encoding TIGR04222 domain-containing membrane protein has product MTTQAHHVGARDMTPEQVGMLNGRAAALQAATADLLERGYLRQTAYGRLEAWTIPPADVTPLQRAVVDAVRCRAPRLENVPAVRAALDELQRDAVRRGLLNPPRRGGRGETLKMTFMTLFGVAMAIIAATGKSVGGVLVGLGFTCFGAYNLVRAVRTTRQGSRTHAGAAALEQMRLRVPSPAAGLTQPPMRGGLGYFVGLYGTRPLLIAFPATAALGWGLSDHVVDEEMQRHARASSGAEPSSTNGYTCSSGTSSSDWSCDTHSGGSGDAWCSGGNCCGSGGSCNSGSCGGGSSCGGSSCGSSCGGGSSCSS; this is encoded by the coding sequence ATGACGACCCAGGCGCACCACGTCGGCGCACGCGACATGACACCCGAGCAGGTCGGCATGCTCAACGGCCGCGCAGCCGCACTGCAGGCGGCGACGGCGGATCTGCTCGAACGGGGATATCTGCGTCAGACGGCGTACGGGCGCCTCGAGGCGTGGACGATCCCACCCGCCGACGTCACGCCCCTGCAGCGCGCGGTCGTCGACGCCGTCCGTTGCCGCGCGCCACGCCTCGAGAACGTCCCCGCCGTGCGTGCGGCGCTCGACGAACTGCAGCGTGACGCCGTGCGCCGTGGCCTGCTCAATCCGCCGCGCAGAGGCGGTAGGGGCGAGACCCTGAAGATGACGTTCATGACCCTGTTCGGGGTCGCCATGGCGATCATCGCCGCCACCGGAAAGTCTGTGGGTGGCGTGCTGGTCGGCTTGGGCTTCACGTGTTTCGGGGCGTACAACCTCGTGCGTGCTGTCCGCACCACACGGCAGGGGAGCCGCACGCATGCCGGGGCTGCGGCCCTGGAGCAGATGCGGTTGCGCGTGCCGAGCCCTGCGGCGGGGCTCACGCAGCCACCGATGCGCGGCGGGCTCGGCTACTTCGTCGGCCTGTACGGGACGCGGCCGCTGCTCATCGCGTTCCCGGCCACCGCGGCCCTGGGATGGGGGCTGAGCGACCACGTCGTCGACGAGGAGATGCAGCGTCACGCGAGGGCGAGTTCGGGCGCAGAGCCGTCGAGTACGAACGGGTACACGTGCTCGTCGGGTACGTCGAGCTCCGACTGGTCGTGCGACACCCATTCCGGCGGTTCCGGTGACGCCTGGTGCAGCGGCGGAAACTGCTGCGGCAGTGGAGGATCGTGCAATTCGGGTTCGTGCGGCGGCGGCTCGTCCTGCGGCGGCTCGTCGTGCGGTTCGAGTTGCGGTGGCGGCAGCAGCTGCTCGAGCTGA
- a CDS encoding purine-cytosine permease family protein: MATSQLEPLVDERATASAVGTAKARSETLEDYTLRFAPRSYRRWAPGIVATSALGGIAYLADFSIGANVGIQHGTTNAILGILVAAAIIFVTGVPLAYYAARYNLDLDLITRGKGFGYYGSVLTNVIFASFTFIFFALEGSIMAQGLKLGLGVPLWAGYLVSSLMVIPLVVYGMKALSKLQVWTTPLWLLLMGVPLVYLVQAHPGSVDTFLDYKGAHGGGVSFSAVMLAAGVCLSLIAQIAEQIDYLRFMPAKTPENSRRWWTAVIVAGPGWVFFGALKQMIGLFLAVYLIANVAGGASIANEPVHQFLSAYEQMMPHWLAMTLAVVLVVISQIKINVTNAYSGSLAWTNSFTRVTKHYPGRMVFVLFNVTIALVMMEANMFDFLNDILGFYANLAIAWIVTVASDIIVNTYLLKLSPKTPEFRRGMLYAINPVGFVSVIVAGGLSIVAFFGGLGSGLQAYSPIIAVVLSVVLPPVIAVATKGRYYLRRDTDGLAHEMFDEHGNPSAAEIDCEACGDVFERPDMLASATGDGAVCSLCVATDRDGRHVLPAR, from the coding sequence ATGGCGACGTCGCAACTGGAACCACTGGTCGACGAGCGGGCCACCGCGTCCGCCGTCGGGACCGCGAAGGCGAGGAGCGAGACGCTGGAGGACTACACGCTGCGGTTCGCGCCGCGCAGTTATCGGCGCTGGGCCCCGGGCATCGTCGCGACGTCGGCGCTCGGTGGGATCGCCTACCTCGCCGACTTCTCGATCGGTGCCAACGTCGGCATCCAGCACGGCACGACGAACGCGATTCTCGGCATCCTCGTCGCGGCCGCCATCATCTTCGTGACGGGTGTGCCCCTCGCCTACTACGCGGCGCGCTACAACCTCGATCTCGACCTCATCACGCGCGGCAAGGGCTTCGGCTACTACGGCTCGGTGCTGACGAACGTCATCTTCGCGAGCTTCACCTTCATCTTCTTCGCGCTCGAGGGCTCGATCATGGCGCAGGGGCTCAAGCTGGGGCTCGGGGTGCCGCTGTGGGCGGGTTACCTCGTCAGCAGTCTCATGGTCATACCGCTCGTCGTGTATGGAATGAAGGCGCTGAGCAAGTTGCAGGTGTGGACGACGCCGCTGTGGTTGCTGCTCATGGGTGTTCCGCTCGTCTATCTCGTTCAGGCGCACCCCGGCTCGGTCGACACCTTCCTCGACTACAAGGGCGCCCATGGTGGTGGCGTCAGCTTCAGCGCCGTCATGCTCGCCGCAGGTGTCTGCCTCTCGCTCATCGCGCAGATAGCCGAGCAGATCGACTACCTGCGCTTCATGCCCGCGAAGACCCCGGAGAACTCGCGACGCTGGTGGACGGCCGTCATCGTCGCCGGCCCCGGCTGGGTCTTCTTCGGTGCACTCAAGCAGATGATCGGGCTGTTCCTCGCCGTCTACCTCATCGCCAACGTCGCGGGCGGTGCGTCGATCGCCAACGAGCCCGTGCACCAGTTCCTGTCGGCGTACGAGCAGATGATGCCCCACTGGCTCGCGATGACGCTCGCCGTCGTGCTCGTCGTCATCAGCCAGATCAAGATCAACGTGACGAACGCGTACTCCGGCTCGCTCGCGTGGACGAACTCGTTCACCCGTGTGACGAAGCACTACCCCGGCCGCATGGTGTTCGTGCTGTTCAACGTGACGATCGCCCTCGTCATGATGGAGGCGAACATGTTCGACTTCCTCAACGACATCCTGGGCTTCTACGCAAACCTTGCCATCGCGTGGATCGTGACCGTCGCGAGCGACATCATCGTCAACACCTATCTGTTGAAGCTCTCGCCGAAGACTCCCGAATTCCGCCGGGGCATGCTGTACGCGATAAACCCGGTCGGGTTCGTCTCCGTCATCGTCGCGGGGGGCCTGTCGATCGTGGCCTTCTTCGGCGGCCTCGGCAGTGGGTTGCAGGCGTACTCGCCGATCATCGCCGTCGTGCTCTCCGTCGTTCTGCCGCCCGTCATCGCCGTCGCGACGAAGGGTCGCTACTACCTGCGCCGCGACACCGACGGGCTGGCGCACGAGATGTTCGACGAGCACGGCAACCCGTCGGCGGCCGAGATCGACTGCGAGGCCTGCGGCGACGTGTTCGAACGCCCCGACATGCTGGCCTCCGCGACGGGTGACGGTGCTGTCTGCTCGCTGTGCGTCGCGACCGACCGCGACGGGAGACACGTACTGCCAGCACGGTGA
- a CDS encoding urease accessory protein UreD has translation MKLHVERGAAGSAVRVRTRSSLLAPRILRVTPTSARVALVATTALLLAGDEAELDIVVGDGVALEIVEVAATVAYAGRGGACSWSANLSVAEGASLRWPGEPFVVATDARATRTTRADIADGGSLMLRDTLVLGRHGEAGGELVARTDISHAGRPALVEEFRLAADDDAPGIRGGRRVVDQVTTLGAAAILQRAPGALTRADAAKPAAAAPESTRPDSTMLGSAPVGHDLPVGVTRLDLFAPGRIERWLGDDVHLSPLRC, from the coding sequence ATGAAGCTCCACGTCGAACGAGGCGCCGCGGGCTCAGCCGTTCGGGTCCGTACCCGCTCGAGCCTGCTTGCGCCGCGCATCCTGCGGGTGACGCCGACGTCCGCGCGCGTCGCCCTCGTCGCGACGACGGCTCTGCTGCTCGCGGGTGACGAGGCCGAACTCGACATCGTCGTCGGTGACGGTGTCGCACTCGAGATCGTCGAGGTCGCGGCGACGGTCGCCTACGCCGGGCGTGGGGGAGCGTGTTCCTGGTCGGCGAATCTGAGCGTGGCGGAGGGGGCGTCGCTTCGCTGGCCCGGGGAGCCGTTCGTCGTCGCCACCGACGCCCGCGCCACCCGGACGACTCGTGCGGACATCGCCGACGGTGGGTCGCTCATGCTGCGCGACACCCTCGTCCTCGGCCGCCATGGTGAGGCGGGCGGCGAACTCGTCGCTCGCACGGACATCTCTCATGCGGGGCGCCCGGCGCTCGTCGAGGAGTTTCGCCTCGCAGCCGACGACGACGCGCCCGGCATCCGCGGCGGGCGCCGCGTCGTCGATCAGGTGACGACGCTCGGCGCGGCCGCCATCCTGCAGCGGGCGCCGGGGGCACTGACGCGGGCAGACGCCGCAAAGCCGGCAGCCGCCGCGCCGGAGTCAACGCGCCCGGACTCGACGATGCTGGGCTCGGCGCCGGTGGGTCATGACCTCCCGGTAGGCGTCACGCGCCTCGACCTCTTCGCGCCTGGACGCATCGAACGCTGGCTGGGTGACGACGTCCACCTCAGCCCCTTACGGTGCTGA
- the ureG gene encoding urease accessory protein UreG: protein MTSQKITVGVDSRRDAASNPSRPMRLGVAGPVGTGKSSLIGMLCRELGEEISLGVITNDIYTDEDAQMLRAAGVLDVDRIRAVETGACPHTAIRDDVSANLVAVEDLAADHPDVELVLVESGGDNLTATFSPALADAQIFVLDVAGGGDVVRKGGPGIARADLLVVNKTDLAPHVGVDAALMEQQGREARDGRPVIALSRTDAASVERLTAWVREVLAAYQGGGHVAQDPGPMAPHVHADSEGEHTHDGVTHTH, encoded by the coding sequence ATGACGTCCCAGAAGATCACGGTCGGCGTCGATTCGCGCCGTGACGCGGCATCGAATCCATCGCGCCCCATGCGGCTCGGGGTGGCCGGTCCGGTCGGTACGGGCAAGAGTTCGCTCATCGGCATGCTGTGCCGCGAACTCGGCGAGGAGATCTCGCTCGGCGTCATCACGAACGACATCTACACCGACGAAGATGCCCAGATGCTCAGGGCCGCAGGCGTTCTTGACGTCGATCGCATTCGCGCCGTCGAGACCGGGGCATGCCCGCACACCGCGATCCGTGATGACGTCAGCGCCAACCTCGTCGCCGTCGAGGATCTCGCAGCCGACCATCCTGACGTCGAGCTCGTCCTCGTCGAATCGGGCGGCGACAACCTGACGGCGACGTTCTCGCCGGCCCTCGCCGACGCGCAGATCTTCGTCCTCGACGTCGCCGGCGGCGGTGACGTCGTCCGCAAGGGCGGGCCGGGCATTGCACGCGCCGACCTGCTCGTCGTCAACAAGACAGACCTTGCGCCGCATGTCGGGGTCGACGCCGCACTCATGGAGCAGCAGGGCCGTGAGGCTCGTGACGGACGCCCTGTCATCGCGCTGTCGCGCACGGATGCGGCCTCCGTCGAGCGATTGACGGCCTGGGTGCGCGAGGTGCTCGCGGCCTACCAAGGCGGCGGGCACGTCGCGCAGGATCCGGGTCCGATGGCGCCGCATGTCCACGCCGACAGCGAGGGTGAGCACACGCATGACGGCGTCACTCACACGCACTGA
- a CDS encoding urease accessory protein UreF, whose translation MRPDAATDGVGMASLLLADSRLPVGGYTASGGLEPALLGGLPVHEVPAFIAMRLATVARVEAGTAVVASAAVRHLRAGAPGCTCTQGGDVATAEPVPVPEPAFASEDVAWAWAARNPVAAVRDSSIAQGRAMLRLVHRLRPDGPAAQWLEGLPRPLTARAVVLGAFAGELGLDGASVARVVGYDDVQSVTAAALKLEPLDPVDAVAWALDSAPHLDDLVAACADLVAPYDIPVHSAPQLEAWHAAHADTERKLFRV comes from the coding sequence ATGAGGCCCGACGCGGCGACGGACGGTGTGGGGATGGCGAGCCTGCTGCTCGCTGATTCGAGGCTGCCTGTTGGCGGCTACACCGCCTCAGGTGGTCTCGAACCGGCGTTGCTCGGGGGATTGCCGGTGCACGAGGTGCCCGCCTTCATCGCGATGCGCCTCGCGACGGTGGCACGCGTCGAGGCGGGAACGGCCGTCGTCGCGTCCGCCGCCGTCCGTCATCTGCGTGCAGGTGCACCCGGGTGCACCTGCACGCAAGGCGGGGATGTCGCCACGGCCGAGCCCGTGCCCGTGCCCGAGCCCGCGTTCGCGTCCGAGGACGTCGCGTGGGCCTGGGCGGCCCGCAACCCCGTCGCGGCGGTGCGTGATTCGTCGATCGCCCAGGGGCGGGCGATGTTGCGCCTCGTGCACCGGCTGCGTCCTGACGGCCCCGCGGCACAGTGGCTCGAGGGGTTGCCCCGCCCGCTCACCGCCCGCGCCGTGGTCCTCGGCGCTTTCGCCGGCGAGCTGGGCCTCGACGGTGCGTCCGTCGCCCGCGTCGTCGGATATGACGACGTCCAGAGCGTCACCGCCGCCGCGTTGAAGCTCGAACCGCTCGACCCTGTGGATGCCGTGGCCTGGGCGCTCGATTCGGCGCCCCATCTCGACGACCTCGTCGCGGCCTGCGCCGACCTGGTCGCACCGTACGACATCCCAGTCCATTCCGCACCCCAGCTCGAGGCGTGGCATGCCGCTCACGCCGACACCGAGAGGAAGTTGTTCCGTGTCTGA
- a CDS encoding urease subunit alpha produces the protein MPAVRPRPSEPTTITRDAYAALYGPTTGDQIRLGDTDLWIEVEHDHTVGGEEAVFGGGKSIRESMAQGLTTRAGGALDTVITNVVVLDHWGVVRADVGIRDGRIVALGRSGNPDVADGVHPDLHIGPGTDVIAGEGKILTAGGIDMHVHFLSTSQVHEALATGLTTLGGGGTGPSEGSKATTVTPGAWHLGRVLRGLDHLPVNLLLMGKGNTVSAEGLAEQALAGAAAYKVHEDWGATPAAIDAALRAADEHGLQVALHSDSLNEAGYVDSTLRAIGGRSIHAFHTEGAGGGHAPDIMSIASHPNVLPGSTNPTLPHTVNTVAEHLDMLIVCHHLNPAVAEDLAFAESRIRATTIAAEDLLHDIGALSMTSSDAQAMGRIGEVITRTWQVAHVMKSRYGSLGETLPADNERARRYVAKYTINPAAAHGIDHLVGSIEPGKLADLVLWEPKFFGVRPSVVLKSGAIVWAALGDPNASIPTPQPVLMRPALVADDAASLAVSFVSPAAAENGLRESLGLRREVEAVRPTREVTKADMINNSATPRIDIDPETFAIAVDGELVTPQPATELPLAQRYSLF, from the coding sequence GTGCCGGCTGTCCGCCCACGGCCGTCCGAACCGACGACCATCACACGTGACGCGTACGCCGCGCTCTATGGTCCGACGACGGGTGACCAGATTCGTCTCGGTGACACCGACCTGTGGATCGAGGTCGAGCACGACCACACCGTCGGCGGCGAGGAAGCCGTCTTCGGTGGGGGCAAGTCGATCCGCGAGTCGATGGCGCAGGGCCTCACGACCCGCGCGGGCGGGGCGCTCGACACCGTCATCACGAACGTCGTCGTCCTCGACCACTGGGGTGTGGTGCGCGCCGACGTCGGCATCCGTGACGGGCGCATCGTCGCGCTGGGCCGCTCCGGCAACCCCGATGTCGCGGACGGCGTGCACCCGGATCTCCACATCGGCCCGGGCACCGACGTCATCGCGGGGGAGGGGAAGATCCTCACCGCCGGTGGCATCGACATGCATGTGCACTTCCTGTCGACGTCGCAGGTGCACGAAGCGCTCGCGACCGGTCTGACGACGCTCGGTGGCGGTGGTACCGGCCCGTCCGAGGGGTCGAAGGCGACGACGGTGACACCCGGTGCCTGGCACCTCGGGCGCGTCCTGCGCGGCTTGGATCACCTGCCCGTCAACCTGCTGCTCATGGGCAAGGGCAACACCGTGAGCGCCGAGGGCCTCGCCGAGCAGGCGCTCGCGGGCGCGGCAGCGTACAAGGTGCACGAGGACTGGGGCGCGACGCCCGCCGCCATCGACGCTGCCCTGCGCGCGGCCGACGAGCACGGGCTGCAGGTGGCGCTGCACAGCGACTCGCTCAACGAAGCCGGTTACGTCGACTCGACGCTGCGCGCCATCGGCGGGCGCAGCATCCACGCCTTCCACACCGAGGGCGCCGGGGGCGGGCACGCGCCCGACATCATGTCGATCGCGTCGCACCCCAATGTCCTGCCCGGTTCGACGAACCCGACGCTGCCGCACACCGTCAACACGGTCGCCGAGCACCTCGACATGCTCATCGTGTGTCATCACCTCAACCCGGCGGTGGCGGAAGATCTCGCGTTCGCCGAATCGCGCATCCGGGCGACGACGATCGCCGCCGAAGATCTGCTCCACGACATCGGCGCGTTGTCGATGACGAGCTCCGATGCTCAGGCGATGGGTCGCATCGGTGAGGTCATCACGCGCACCTGGCAGGTCGCGCACGTCATGAAGTCACGCTATGGCTCGCTCGGCGAGACGCTGCCGGCCGACAACGAACGTGCCCGTCGGTACGTCGCGAAGTACACGATCAACCCGGCGGCCGCGCACGGCATCGACCATCTCGTCGGGTCGATCGAGCCCGGCAAGCTGGCCGACCTCGTGCTGTGGGAGCCCAAGTTCTTCGGCGTGCGGCCGTCCGTCGTCCTCAAGTCGGGTGCCATCGTGTGGGCTGCCCTCGGCGACCCGAACGCGTCGATCCCGACGCCACAGCCCGTGCTGATGCGCCCGGCGCTCGTGGCGGACGACGCTGCGTCGCTCGCGGTGTCATTCGTGTCGCCGGCGGCTGCAGAGAATGGTCTGCGGGAGTCGCTCGGGTTGCGGCGGGAGGTGGAAGCCGTGCGGCCGACACGCGAGGTGACGAAGGCCGACATGATCAACAACTCGGCGACACCGCGCATCGACATCGATCCCGAGACGTTCGCCATCGCCGTCGACGGTGAGCTCGTCACCCCGCAGCCGGCGACGGAACTGCCGCTCGCGCAGCGGTATTCGCTCTTCTGA
- a CDS encoding urease subunit gamma: protein MHLTPADTEKLLLSVAGMVARDRLERGVLLNHPESVALLSTWVIERAREGRSVEELMSAGREVLTREQVMPGVAEMIPDIQVEATFSDGRKLVTLHHPIV, encoded by the coding sequence ATGCATCTGACGCCCGCCGACACCGAGAAGCTGCTCTTGTCCGTCGCGGGAATGGTGGCGCGTGATCGACTCGAGCGCGGCGTGCTGCTCAATCACCCCGAGTCCGTCGCGCTGCTGTCGACGTGGGTCATCGAACGTGCCCGCGAGGGTCGCAGTGTCGAAGAGTTGATGAGCGCCGGACGCGAGGTGTTGACACGTGAGCAGGTGATGCCGGGCGTCGCCGAGATGATCCCCGACATTCAGGTCGAGGCCACCTTTTCCGATGGCCGCAAGCTCGTCACCCTCCATCACCCGATCGTCTGA